Proteins found in one Allorhizobium pseudoryzae genomic segment:
- a CDS encoding putative bifunctional diguanylate cyclase/phosphodiesterase — MSWTAAQRHDWRVRNLILVAGVLSILVGSIWSYVYFRLGNLWNLSFTAMVVVGGGIMLALVFYGHQRVSMIFFAHLVFVTVILCGLADVPVDGVPRSIHMNLLPVAAAALLAFSSEGFYLRLFLPITSLVVFVAFQVELIPALQMDDLTGVSAGWPGVWANNITGIGSTCVAIAIMQANMTLRRSLEGELRQAVARGEFHLHYQPQMDHTARMIGAEALLRWRHPTRGHVSPGEFIPLAEETGLIIPIGEWVLRTACAQLQVWAKDPATAHLTIAVNVSASQFRQPDFVEQVRSILALSGAPASRLKLELTESALADDVATVVAKMTALKGTGISWSLDDFGTGYSSLSSLKRLPLDQLKIDQSFVRDLQTDPRNMPIVEAILHLSETLHLVVIAEGVETEAQLAALTSAGCRYFQGFYFSRPLPIAELEQFHRLTA; from the coding sequence ATGAGTTGGACGGCTGCCCAGAGACATGACTGGCGGGTCCGAAATCTGATCCTGGTCGCCGGCGTGCTCAGCATTCTCGTCGGCTCGATCTGGTCCTATGTCTATTTCCGACTGGGCAATCTGTGGAATCTTTCCTTCACCGCAATGGTGGTCGTCGGCGGGGGCATCATGCTCGCCCTGGTGTTTTATGGCCATCAGCGCGTCAGCATGATTTTTTTCGCGCATCTGGTGTTCGTCACCGTCATCCTGTGCGGGCTCGCCGATGTGCCGGTGGATGGTGTTCCGCGGTCGATTCACATGAACCTCCTGCCGGTGGCAGCGGCTGCGTTGCTGGCCTTTTCCAGCGAGGGCTTTTATCTTCGGCTTTTTCTGCCGATCACAAGCCTTGTGGTGTTCGTGGCATTCCAGGTCGAGTTGATCCCCGCATTGCAAATGGACGACCTCACCGGCGTGTCTGCCGGCTGGCCCGGCGTGTGGGCCAACAACATCACCGGCATCGGATCCACCTGTGTCGCCATAGCGATCATGCAGGCGAACATGACGCTCCGGCGCTCGCTGGAAGGCGAATTGCGCCAGGCGGTTGCCCGCGGTGAGTTTCACCTTCACTACCAGCCGCAGATGGACCATACGGCCCGAATGATCGGGGCAGAAGCCCTGCTGCGCTGGCGACATCCAACGCGCGGTCATGTCTCACCCGGCGAGTTCATTCCGCTGGCGGAAGAAACCGGCCTGATCATCCCGATCGGCGAATGGGTGCTGCGCACCGCCTGCGCGCAACTGCAGGTCTGGGCAAAAGATCCCGCGACGGCGCACCTGACGATTGCGGTCAATGTGAGTGCATCGCAGTTTCGCCAGCCGGATTTCGTCGAGCAGGTTCGTTCCATCCTCGCGCTCAGCGGGGCGCCCGCATCCCGGCTGAAGCTGGAATTGACGGAAAGTGCGCTGGCCGACGATGTGGCGACCGTGGTGGCGAAGATGACCGCGCTGAAGGGGACCGGAATCAGTTGGTCGCTCGATGATTTCGGCACCGGCTATTCATCGCTCAGTTCCTTGAAGCGCCTGCCACTCGACCAGTTGAAGATCGACCAGTCCTTCGTGCGCGACCTGCAGACCGATCCGCGCAACATGCCGATCGTGGAAGCGATCCTGCATTTGAGCGAGACGCTCCATCTCGTGGTGATTGCCGAAGGGGTGGAGACCGAGGCGCAGCTTGCGGCGCTGACCAGTGCCGGCTGTCGATATTTCCAGGGGTTTTACTTCAGCCGTCCGCTGCCCATTGCCGAGCTGGAGCAGTTTCACCGTTTAACGGCGTGA
- a CDS encoding pseudouridine synthase: MVKNSRNRPPSRPAKAPDARRGRQAQPRQAETGKRATLPRALSKLGFCSRGEAQVLIAEGRVRLGSRLVTDPETWVDLAADVIFVDGKRVAAEKRLYLMLNKPRGLVTTRHDPQGRPTVFDCLQQVDATHLSAVGRLDKASEGLLLFTNDTDFANRLMDPKTHVAKTYHVQVEGQVDPETLARLAAGVEHKGEFLSAERVTLIREGEKNSWLEFVLTEGKNRQIRRMLEVEGIPVLRLIRIAIGRLELGTLEKGAVRELTEAELRGLGG; this comes from the coding sequence ATGGTGAAAAACAGCCGAAACCGCCCGCCCTCCAGACCGGCCAAGGCGCCGGATGCCCGCCGTGGCAGGCAGGCCCAGCCTCGACAGGCCGAGACGGGCAAGCGCGCCACCCTGCCGCGGGCGCTCTCCAAGCTCGGCTTCTGCTCGCGCGGCGAGGCGCAGGTGCTGATCGCGGAAGGCAGGGTGCGCCTCGGCAGCCGTCTCGTGACCGATCCGGAGACCTGGGTGGATCTTGCGGCAGACGTCATCTTCGTGGATGGCAAACGGGTCGCGGCGGAAAAGCGGCTCTACCTGATGCTGAACAAGCCGCGCGGGCTCGTCACCACACGGCATGATCCGCAAGGCCGCCCCACCGTCTTCGACTGCCTGCAGCAAGTGGACGCCACGCACCTCTCCGCCGTCGGGCGGCTGGACAAGGCGAGCGAAGGCCTGCTGCTCTTTACCAACGACACCGATTTCGCCAACCGCCTGATGGACCCGAAAACCCATGTGGCAAAAACCTATCACGTGCAGGTGGAGGGGCAGGTGGACCCGGAGACGCTTGCCCGCCTTGCCGCCGGCGTCGAACACAAGGGCGAATTCCTGAGTGCCGAGCGCGTGACCCTGATCCGCGAGGGCGAGAAGAACAGCTGGCTGGAATTCGTGCTGACCGAAGGCAAAAACCGCCAGATCCGCCGCATGCTGGAGGTGGAGGGCATCCCCGTGCTGCGCCTCATCCGTATCGCCATCGGCCGCCTGGAACTGGGGACGCTGGAAAAGGGCGCGGTGCGGGAACTGACGGAGGCGGAGCTGCGGGGGCTCGGGGGGTAA
- a CDS encoding LysE/ArgO family amino acid transporter, whose product MDFGVYVTGLGMGLSLILAIGAQNAFVLRQGLRSEHVFLVCLTCATSDAILITLGVTSFGQVATLLPWLDPAMRMAGAAFLLWYGARSLRSAFTSTEALATNAGAAVPVGQVFATCLALTWLNPHVYLDTVVLLGTISTQFPGRTLSFALGATSGSFLFFFSLGYGAAWLRPLFARPSAWRLLEGVIALVMWAIAARLLIGG is encoded by the coding sequence TTGGATTTCGGCGTTTACGTCACCGGGCTTGGCATGGGCCTCAGTCTCATCCTCGCCATCGGCGCCCAGAACGCCTTCGTGTTGCGGCAGGGCCTGCGCAGTGAGCACGTCTTCCTCGTCTGCCTCACCTGCGCCACCTCGGACGCGATCCTGATTACGCTCGGCGTGACCAGCTTCGGCCAGGTGGCGACCCTGCTCCCCTGGCTCGATCCTGCGATGCGCATGGCCGGCGCTGCCTTTCTCCTCTGGTATGGCGCGCGCAGCCTGCGCTCCGCGTTCACCTCGACGGAAGCCCTGGCCACCAATGCGGGCGCAGCGGTTCCCGTCGGCCAGGTATTCGCCACCTGCCTGGCGCTCACATGGCTCAATCCGCATGTCTATCTGGATACGGTCGTGCTGCTTGGTACGATTTCCACGCAGTTTCCGGGTCGCACGTTAAGCTTCGCCCTGGGGGCGACCAGCGGCTCGTTCCTGTTCTTCTTTTCCCTCGGCTATGGCGCGGCGTGGCTACGCCCGCTGTTTGCCCGCCCATCCGCCTGGCGTCTCCTCGAAGGGGTGATCGCGCTCGTCATGTGGGCCATCGCCGCCCGGCTGCTCATCGGCGGTTGA
- a CDS encoding HlyD family efflux transporter periplasmic adaptor subunit: MSETQQDTQAVASSLPLPVPREALVVPSARPAERPRLKAIRRLWRLPVLMAILFTGAVIGLYFQPPALKAFFGITGLQPGGGTSTPIAVAPSPAALPTATDTNVSVTALGHLLPHGKTITVSSPYGGSDARIAKILVDEGDPVTANQVLAELDNLPSLKAAVATARANLAASEATLSQTKLTVSTNLAEARATQESAKAALDLAEKELARAKSLQQGGASSTSTLQSAESQLAQARGDLLKAIASVARYDAASPADQADIALAARNVEVAKIQLETAERDISKGTIVSPINGTVISLISRVGERPGTTGLATLGDTQNMQVELEVYQTDIRSIAPGQSIEISSPALATPLKAFVTRIGLEVERQTVLSSDPVANTDARIVRVTGDLDNASSERARGLTGLEVIGRISISGPAS, from the coding sequence ATGTCAGAGACGCAGCAAGACACGCAAGCCGTTGCGTCATCGCTCCCCCTGCCCGTGCCACGCGAGGCGCTGGTGGTACCGTCCGCGCGCCCTGCGGAGCGCCCGCGGCTGAAGGCGATCCGCCGTCTCTGGCGCCTGCCCGTTCTGATGGCGATCCTCTTCACAGGCGCGGTCATCGGCCTCTATTTCCAGCCGCCGGCGCTGAAGGCCTTCTTCGGCATCACCGGCCTTCAACCCGGCGGCGGCACCTCGACCCCGATCGCCGTGGCGCCCTCCCCGGCTGCGCTCCCGACGGCTACCGACACGAACGTCTCCGTCACGGCGCTTGGACACCTGCTGCCGCACGGGAAAACCATCACGGTCTCCTCCCCCTATGGCGGCAGCGATGCGCGCATTGCAAAGATCCTGGTGGACGAAGGCGATCCGGTTACGGCAAACCAGGTGCTGGCGGAACTTGACAATCTGCCATCGCTGAAGGCCGCCGTTGCGACGGCGAGAGCCAATCTCGCCGCCAGCGAGGCAACACTTTCGCAGACGAAGCTGACGGTTTCGACCAACCTTGCAGAGGCAAGGGCTACTCAGGAAAGCGCCAAGGCGGCGCTTGACCTTGCGGAAAAGGAACTGGCACGGGCCAAGAGCCTGCAGCAGGGCGGCGCCTCCTCCACTTCCACGCTGCAATCGGCGGAAAGCCAATTGGCGCAGGCGCGCGGCGATCTGCTGAAGGCGATTGCATCCGTCGCCCGCTATGATGCGGCAAGTCCCGCCGATCAGGCCGATATCGCGCTTGCCGCCCGCAATGTCGAGGTCGCAAAGATCCAGCTGGAAACGGCAGAACGGGACATCAGCAAGGGCACGATCGTCTCGCCCATCAACGGCACCGTGATTTCCCTCATCAGCCGCGTCGGGGAAAGGCCGGGCACGACCGGGCTTGCAACGCTCGGCGATACACAAAACATGCAGGTGGAGCTCGAAGTCTACCAAACCGACATCCGGTCGATTGCACCCGGCCAGTCGATCGAGATCAGCAGCCCGGCGCTTGCAACGCCGCTGAAGGCTTTCGTCACCAGGATCGGGCTGGAGGTGGAGCGCCAGACGGTTCTGTCTTCCGATCCAGTGGCCAATACCGATGCGCGCATCGTGCGGGTGACCGGCGATCTGGACAACGCCTCCTCCGAGCGCGCCCGCGGCCTGACCGGGCTCGAAGTCATCGGCCGCATCAGCATTTCGGGGCCGGCATCATGA
- a CDS encoding ATP-binding protein, which translates to MIPRRKSAELFALLDSNPAVVLLGPRQVGKTTLALDIAEQRPSIYLDLESDADRAKLAEPELYLTGHEDKLVILDEVHRAQGLFLNLRGLIDKGRRKGLRSGRFLLLGSASMDLLKQSGESLAGRIAYLELTPIHGLEVAPDDLNQLWVRGGFPDSLLAGTDSISQRWRIDFIRTYLERDIPLLGPRIAAETLRRFWTMLAHHQSALLNAAELARSLGVDGKTVAAYLDLMVDLLLVRRLEPWHSNAGKRLVKAPRVYVRDTGLLHSLLGLTTIEDVLGHPVAGASWEGFVIETLHAVMPEGARPHFYRSSAGAEVDLVITLPGGGRWAIEIKRSLAPTVERGFHHACLDLQPDRRIVVYPGREAYPLGNGIEVLSLPELGVQLAWNGR; encoded by the coding sequence ATGATACCGCGACGAAAATCCGCCGAACTGTTCGCCCTGCTGGACAGCAATCCTGCTGTGGTGCTGCTCGGCCCGCGGCAGGTCGGGAAAACGACCTTGGCTCTCGACATTGCAGAGCAACGTCCCTCCATTTATCTCGACTTGGAATCCGATGCAGATCGTGCAAAGCTCGCGGAGCCCGAACTCTATCTCACCGGGCATGAGGACAAGCTCGTCATACTTGACGAAGTGCATCGTGCGCAGGGTTTGTTTCTGAATCTGCGTGGCCTGATCGATAAAGGGCGCCGGAAGGGTTTGCGCAGCGGTCGCTTCCTGCTGCTGGGATCGGCGTCCATGGATCTCCTGAAACAGTCCGGGGAGAGCCTCGCTGGACGGATCGCTTATTTGGAACTAACTCCGATCCATGGCCTCGAAGTTGCGCCCGATGATCTCAACCAGCTTTGGGTGCGAGGCGGTTTTCCGGACAGTCTGTTGGCCGGGACCGATTCGATCAGCCAACGCTGGCGCATCGATTTCATCCGTACCTATCTGGAACGCGATATTCCGCTGCTCGGCCCGCGTATTGCGGCGGAGACACTGCGCCGCTTCTGGACGATGCTCGCCCATCATCAGTCCGCTCTCCTCAATGCAGCGGAACTTGCGCGCTCCCTCGGTGTGGACGGCAAGACGGTGGCCGCCTATCTCGATTTGATGGTCGACCTGCTTCTGGTGCGTCGGCTGGAACCCTGGCACAGCAATGCCGGCAAGCGGCTGGTCAAGGCACCACGGGTGTATGTGCGCGATACAGGTCTGCTCCACAGCCTGCTCGGTCTGACAACTATTGAGGATGTTCTGGGCCATCCTGTTGCGGGGGCAAGTTGGGAAGGCTTCGTCATCGAAACCCTTCATGCGGTTATGCCTGAGGGCGCGCGTCCCCACTTCTATCGCAGTTCGGCCGGTGCGGAAGTTGATCTCGTCATTACACTGCCTGGCGGTGGTCGATGGGCGATCGAGATCAAGAGAAGCCTTGCGCCGACGGTCGAACGCGGTTTCCACCACGCCTGCCTCGATCTGCAGCCGGACCGCCGCATCGTCGTCTACCCCGGACGCGAGGCCTATCCTCTCGGCAATGGCATCGAGGTGCTTTCATTGCCGGAACTTGGGGTACAGCTTGCATGGAATGGGAGGTGA
- a CDS encoding FtsX-like permease family protein: protein MSYLLGKLFGRLPIGWLQLRHNPARLAAALAGVAFANMLVFVQLGIMGVLNGTIKTSYDPIVSDIMISSNDSNTLTEGSAVSRRLLFRALSVPGIIAAAPLYMGKLDWKRQDGNTVNLMVYGLPVEAAAFAGPQVRPEMPRLMLTDHVLLDHSIRGVEAQELADISEANPYRLEVQGRTITAIGTLGIGAGFSADGAMFTSDQTFLSLFPKRIGGTPSHILLHVDDKQAIPSLVAHLREILKDEPVIVRSTADAIAEDLRYQTTERPTGVIFGFGVFMGVLVGIVIVYQVLSTDVADHLKEYATLKAMGYPHSFFFGIVLEEALVLGVLGFVPGFLLSNLIYSLLSGVTALPIAMTGQRAVMVLVGTLAASVISGSLATRRLKGADPADLF from the coding sequence ATGAGCTATCTTCTCGGAAAACTGTTCGGGCGCCTGCCCATCGGCTGGCTGCAACTGCGGCACAACCCGGCGCGCCTGGCAGCAGCCCTTGCCGGCGTCGCCTTTGCCAACATGCTGGTCTTCGTCCAGCTCGGCATCATGGGCGTCCTGAACGGCACCATCAAGACGAGCTATGACCCGATCGTCTCCGACATCATGATCTCGTCGAACGACAGCAACACGCTGACGGAGGGGTCGGCAGTCTCAAGGCGCCTGCTGTTTCGCGCACTCTCCGTACCCGGTATCATCGCGGCCGCCCCCCTTTATATGGGCAAGCTGGACTGGAAACGGCAGGATGGCAACACGGTGAACCTGATGGTCTATGGCCTGCCGGTCGAGGCTGCGGCGTTTGCCGGCCCCCAGGTGCGGCCAGAGATGCCACGCCTGATGCTGACGGATCATGTCCTGCTGGACCACTCGATTCGCGGTGTCGAAGCGCAGGAACTCGCCGACATATCCGAGGCAAATCCTTACCGCCTGGAAGTCCAGGGCCGCACGATCACCGCCATCGGAACGCTCGGTATCGGCGCCGGTTTTTCCGCCGATGGTGCAATGTTCACCTCCGACCAGACCTTCCTGTCGCTGTTTCCGAAAAGGATCGGCGGAACCCCCTCACACATCCTTCTGCATGTGGACGACAAGCAGGCGATCCCATCGCTCGTGGCGCACTTGCGCGAAATCCTGAAGGATGAGCCGGTCATCGTCCGCTCCACCGCCGATGCAATAGCCGAGGATCTCCGCTACCAGACCACAGAGCGCCCCACCGGCGTCATCTTCGGCTTTGGGGTTTTCATGGGTGTGCTCGTCGGCATCGTCATCGTCTATCAGGTGCTATCCACCGATGTCGCCGATCACCTGAAGGAATATGCGACACTGAAGGCCATGGGGTATCCGCACAGCTTCTTTTTCGGCATCGTGCTGGAGGAGGCGCTGGTGCTCGGCGTCCTCGGCTTCGTGCCGGGCTTCCTTCTGTCGAACCTCATCTATAGCCTGTTGTCAGGCGTCACCGCGCTGCCGATCGCGATGACCGGACAGCGCGCCGTCATGGTCCTAGTCGGCACGCTGGCCGCCTCGGTCATTTCCGGCAGCCTTGCCACCCGCCGCCTCAAGGGCGCCGATCCAGCGGACCTTTTCTGA
- a CDS encoding TetR/AcrR family transcriptional regulator has product MDVEQSPRRRQRRKEARPSEIIDAGLELFRENGFAGTRLEDVAKRAGIAKGTVYLYFPSKEALFEAAMKERIVSNMEAMGQLVASFEGTTAELLQRFLETMYSHLMEGEAGILMRILIGEGTRFPHLIELHRKITMELGLGTMKAMLMRAEARGELRIPVQDIDPRMIVAPLVLFAVARDIFPKDSFGSREDFIRRHCDLVLNGMLAR; this is encoded by the coding sequence ATGGATGTGGAACAGAGCCCGCGCCGGCGTCAGCGCCGCAAGGAGGCGAGACCGTCCGAAATCATCGATGCAGGGCTGGAACTGTTCCGGGAGAACGGCTTTGCCGGTACCCGCCTGGAAGACGTGGCCAAACGCGCCGGCATCGCCAAGGGCACGGTGTATCTCTATTTCCCCTCCAAGGAGGCGTTGTTCGAAGCGGCGATGAAGGAGCGGATCGTCTCCAACATGGAAGCCATGGGCCAGTTGGTGGCTTCTTTCGAAGGGACGACAGCCGAACTGCTGCAACGCTTCCTTGAGACCATGTACTCCCACCTCATGGAGGGAGAGGCCGGCATTCTGATGCGGATCCTGATCGGCGAGGGGACGCGCTTTCCGCACCTGATTGAGCTGCATCGGAAGATCACCATGGAGCTCGGCCTGGGCACAATGAAGGCCATGTTGATGCGCGCCGAGGCGCGAGGCGAGTTACGCATCCCGGTCCAGGATATCGATCCGCGGATGATCGTGGCGCCGCTCGTTCTCTTTGCTGTCGCCCGTGACATCTTTCCCAAGGACAGTTTTGGCAGCCGAGAGGATTTCATCCGCCGCCATTGCGACCTGGTGCTGAACGGCATGCTGGCCCGGTAG
- a CDS encoding LysR family transcriptional regulator ArgP: MLDYAALSAVAAVVQTGSFERAASLLHVTPSAISQRVKQLEERLGTVLISRGTPCSATDQGAWLCRHIEHVGMLEKELLQNLPQLTERDAPALKVTLHLATNADSLGTWFLKAICDFANASDYLLKIEVDDQEHTAEWLQKGRVLAAVTGHGKQVQGCRMTRLGNLRYHATASPDFAARHFAEGVDAGSLSKAPALTYNQKDRLQEQWIHAICGRTVNHPTHWLPSTHAFVEASLAGTGWGMNPALLVKEHLESGRLIDLAPGTVLDVPLYWQVNRMVDEQLSGLTQAVIAAAESALVR; the protein is encoded by the coding sequence ATGCTGGACTACGCAGCCCTTTCTGCCGTTGCAGCAGTCGTCCAGACGGGGAGTTTCGAGCGTGCGGCCAGCCTGCTGCATGTCACGCCATCGGCTATCTCCCAGCGCGTCAAGCAACTGGAGGAACGGCTCGGGACCGTGCTGATCAGCCGCGGCACGCCCTGCAGCGCCACGGATCAGGGCGCCTGGTTGTGCCGGCATATCGAGCATGTCGGCATGCTGGAAAAGGAGTTGCTGCAGAACCTGCCGCAGTTGACGGAGCGGGATGCTCCGGCTCTGAAAGTGACGTTGCATCTGGCCACCAATGCCGACAGCCTGGGGACCTGGTTTCTCAAGGCGATCTGCGATTTTGCCAACGCCTCCGATTATCTCTTGAAGATTGAAGTGGACGACCAGGAGCACACGGCCGAATGGCTGCAGAAGGGCAGGGTGCTGGCGGCCGTCACCGGGCATGGCAAGCAGGTGCAGGGGTGCCGCATGACGCGGCTTGGCAACCTGCGTTACCATGCCACCGCAAGCCCGGACTTCGCGGCCCGTCACTTTGCCGAGGGCGTCGATGCGGGTTCCCTGTCGAAGGCGCCGGCGCTCACCTACAATCAGAAGGATCGGCTGCAGGAGCAGTGGATCCACGCGATCTGCGGTCGCACCGTCAATCATCCCACCCACTGGCTGCCCTCGACGCATGCGTTTGTCGAGGCAAGCCTTGCCGGCACCGGCTGGGGTATGAACCCGGCTCTGCTGGTGAAGGAGCATCTGGAAAGCGGTCGCCTGATCGACCTGGCGCCCGGCACCGTTCTGGATGTGCCGCTCTATTGGCAGGTCAATCGTATGGTCGATGAGCAATTGTCGGGGCTGACCCAGGCCGTTATTGCCGCAGCCGAGTCCGCCCTCGTGCGCTGA
- a CDS encoding ATP-binding cassette domain-containing protein, producing MTDSPIIIRHLNHWFGKGEARKQALFDISLSIALGSLTVLMGPSGSGKTTVLTLMGCLREVMDGSILLLGEELRGAGQRRLEALRREVGFIFQAHNLHESLTARQNVMMGLEVHGRGDAQARQRAIEHMLDLLGLGHRIDYLPASLSGGQKQRVAIARALVSGPRIVFADEPTAALDKESGLQVVTLLKALGRERGTTTVMVTHDNRIVDLADRILVLEEGRLVSDTKTVPKAVIV from the coding sequence ATGACCGATAGCCCCATCATCATCCGGCATCTGAACCACTGGTTCGGCAAGGGCGAGGCCCGCAAGCAGGCGCTCTTCGATATCTCGCTGTCCATCGCACTGGGAAGCCTCACCGTGCTGATGGGACCGTCGGGCTCCGGCAAGACGACGGTGCTGACACTGATGGGCTGCCTGCGCGAGGTGATGGATGGATCGATCCTGCTGCTGGGCGAGGAACTGCGCGGTGCTGGCCAGAGGCGCCTCGAGGCCCTGCGCCGTGAGGTTGGCTTCATCTTCCAGGCGCACAATCTGCACGAAAGCCTGACGGCCCGGCAGAACGTCATGATGGGACTGGAAGTGCATGGCCGCGGCGATGCCCAGGCACGCCAGCGGGCGATCGAACATATGCTCGACCTGCTCGGTCTCGGCCACCGCATCGATTATCTGCCGGCATCCCTCTCCGGCGGCCAGAAGCAGCGTGTCGCAATTGCCCGCGCGCTCGTCAGCGGACCGCGGATTGTCTTTGCCGACGAACCGACGGCCGCCCTCGACAAGGAAAGCGGCCTGCAGGTGGTGACCCTGCTGAAGGCGCTCGGCCGTGAGCGCGGCACAACCACCGTCATGGTCACGCACGACAACCGCATCGTCGATCTCGCCGACCGCATTCTTGTGTTGGAGGAAGGCCGCCTCGTCTCCGACACCAAGACGGTTCCGAAAGCCGTGATCGTCTGA
- the prmB gene encoding 50S ribosomal protein L3 N(5)-glutamine methyltransferase, with product MNQTEIIHQTAVIAELATVRDYWRYAISRFNAAELSYGHGTDTASDDAAFLILDSLELPIDVLDPFLDAKLLHDERRMLAERIERRVTSRKPSAYLTGRSYIQGVRFHVDERVIVPRSHIGEILFAEYLNENGSSFLPEPMLVESAVDICTGSGCLAVLAAKFFPNARVDAVDLSADALQVAAINVEAHEVEDQVELLEGDLFAPLEGRTYDLIITNPPYVDHAALEGYPPEYQAEPRIAHDGGEDGLDLVRRILSDAPRFLNAGGGLLCEIGSGREILEEEFPHLEFSWIETAQSQDAVFWISAEALGVE from the coding sequence ATGAACCAGACCGAGATCATCCACCAGACTGCCGTCATTGCGGAACTCGCCACCGTGCGCGATTACTGGCGGTATGCGATCTCGCGCTTCAACGCAGCGGAACTGAGCTATGGCCACGGCACCGATACGGCCAGCGACGACGCCGCCTTCCTGATCCTCGATTCGCTTGAACTGCCGATCGACGTGCTCGATCCCTTTTTGGATGCCAAACTCCTGCACGACGAGCGCCGGATGCTCGCCGAGCGTATCGAGAGGCGCGTGACGAGCCGCAAGCCGTCCGCCTATCTCACCGGCCGCTCCTATATCCAGGGCGTGCGATTCCATGTGGACGAGCGGGTCATCGTGCCGCGCTCGCATATCGGCGAGATCCTGTTTGCCGAATATCTGAACGAGAACGGTTCGTCCTTCCTGCCGGAACCCATGCTGGTGGAAAGTGCGGTCGATATCTGCACCGGCTCCGGGTGCCTTGCGGTGCTTGCGGCAAAGTTTTTCCCCAATGCGCGGGTCGATGCCGTGGATCTCTCCGCCGATGCGCTACAGGTGGCTGCCATCAACGTGGAAGCGCACGAGGTGGAAGACCAGGTGGAGCTGCTGGAGGGCGATCTGTTTGCCCCGCTGGAAGGCCGGACCTACGACCTCATCATCACCAATCCGCCCTATGTCGATCACGCCGCACTCGAAGGCTATCCGCCGGAATACCAGGCCGAACCGCGGATCGCCCATGACGGCGGCGAGGATGGGCTGGATCTGGTGCGCCGCATCCTCTCCGACGCACCGCGGTTCCTGAATGCCGGCGGCGGTCTGCTCTGCGAGATCGGCTCGGGCCGCGAGATCCTGGAAGAAGAATTCCCGCACCTGGAATTTTCCTGGATAGAGACGGCGCAATCGCAGGATGCGGTGTTCTGGATCTCGGCGGAAGCGCTCGGCGTCGAATGA
- a CDS encoding IS630 family transposase (programmed frameshift) gives MGKPHPMELRERVVAFVNEGNSNREAARHFRVSPRFVNNMMILHRSSGSLRPARQGHPPGSKLSPHAEWISERVALHGEVTLDELCLELAERGIDVHRATVGRFLHQLGLSIKKSLKASEQRRPEIAKARDLWINRRKRFFNKALSRLIFIDETSTNTRLTKRTGWSAKGSRFAAYAPFGHWKTQTFIAGLRCHGLTAPWIVEGPMNGRIFETWIETQLAPTLSPGDVVILDNVGFHKSEKAEQLVKAKGAWLLFLPPYSPDLNPIEMAFSKLKALLRKRAARSFDAIAQALGDIISLFSVTECRNFFRAAGYEAK, from the exons ATGGGCAAGCCGCATCCGATGGAGTTGCGTGAGCGTGTCGTTGCATTTGTGAACGAAGGCAATAGCAATCGGGAAGCCGCCCGGCATTTCCGGGTTTCGCCCCGGTTCGTCAACAACATGATGATCCTGCACCGTTCCTCTGGTTCTCTTCGCCCCGCCAGACAGGGCCATCCGCCTGGCAGTAAACTTTCGCCTCATGCGGAGTGGATCAGCGAGCGCGTTGCTCTGCATGGCGAAGTGACCCTGGACGAACTGTGTCTCGAACTGGCCGAGCGCGGTATCGACGTCCACCGCGCCACCGTCGGGCGGTTTCTACACCAGCTTGGGCTGAGC ATAAAAAAAAGCCTCAAGGCAAGCGAGCAGCGCAGACCGGAGATCGCCAAGGCGCGTGATCTTTGGATCAACCGCCGAAAGCGGTTCTTCAACAAAGCGTTGTCCCGGCTCATCTTTATCGATGAGACGTCCACGAATACCCGCCTGACGAAGCGCACCGGATGGTCTGCCAAAGGCAGCCGCTTTGCGGCTTACGCTCCCTTTGGCCACTGGAAGACGCAGACATTCATCGCCGGACTGCGCTGCCATGGCCTGACCGCGCCGTGGATCGTCGAGGGGCCCATGAACGGCCGCATCTTCGAAACATGGATCGAAACACAGCTTGCGCCGACACTGTCGCCCGGCGATGTTGTCATCCTCGACAATGTCGGCTTCCACAAAAGCGAGAAAGCCGAGCAGCTGGTCAAGGCAAAGGGCGCCTGGCTGCTCTTCCTGCCGCCCTATTCACCGGACCTGAACCCCATCGAAATGGCGTTCTCAAAGCTCAAGGCGCTCTTACGAAAGCGAGCCGCCAGAAGCTTCGATGCGATTGCCCAAGCCCTCGGCGACATCATCAGCCTCTTCTCCGTCACCGAATGCAGAAACTTTTTCCGCGCAGCAGGATATGAGGCAAAATAA